A section of the Quatrionicoccus australiensis genome encodes:
- a CDS encoding PAS domain-containing hybrid sensor histidine kinase/response regulator, with protein sequence MLRRQRFLPYLLIFFLPVVLVALLAGGLNLFSFYKLRQDHLATSLLQGKDIEKIQQTTRFNQDVAAIQELIATTLEKAAAGQADEALIYTAHSEVVERLAALEQRLPALRDSTNAATLREVEEHFQEYRKLIIQASDLAAIDPAGAMRSAYQAANQYLFLSQHTRSVARQAVDDALQRGVEQEQLLEQHAFDNLMLGGVLVLVLLLVAIILIRRLTQRLEALSVALHELAGGETNPQSLPAVQRVADDRRSLLRDFAHAVLAFRESIMAHRRSRTELDERMKELSCLFEVARITHREDLELEAMLAIVAERLPAAMRFPELASGHIECGGRLFGEAVDGEVLAASFVGPQGSPARVCVVYAGALPGDAGETFLDEECKLLEAVANHLGSAIERRRVVAAERDRQALLDAVISGAPDAIELIDAETLCFVEVNAASCNMLGYRREEMIGMPLARIQASMTADDLAAIAGRITADDVSKFENRHRCKNGELIDVRVSVRSIRQNNRDYLIGVWRDISEEKRAAAEIRKLSLVIEQSPSPIIITDLDCRIEYVNDAFTLNTGYSRAEAVGQTPRLLKSGYTPTATYIEMWEALNSGNAWKGTFFNQTKDGREQIESSIIVPLRQPDGAVTHYVAIKEDITLKKQMGDELERHRKHLESLVASRTAELNTALSEQNALFDAASAGIVLMRERHIVRCNSRMDEMFGYAEGEQIGQSTRIWYVDDAAYVQSGQEVYAQIGRGEIHVREQLLVRKDGSRFWARMSGHAVDVGDLGKGMVGIFEDITAERAAAEALHLAAEEQQAIFDTANSGIALIRERVILRGNRRLHEMFGWPAGQMIGQRTAVWYADEAAEATGGGEVYAQIWRGEVHRREQELMRRDGSMFWARLTGTAVDITDRAKGTVWVIEDVAVERAALLQIREAQSLAEAAARMKSDFLANMSHEIRTPMNAIIGMSHLAMKTDLTPRQRDYLNKIQGSSQHLLGIINDILDLSKIEAGKMVVEHIEFELDRVFENVAGLIAEKAATKGLELIVDVAAGVPRSLIGDPLRLGQVLINYANNAVKFTEQGEIAIHVVVAEESEHDLLLHFSVVDTGIGIDEEQRGRLFQSFEQADRSTTRKFGGTGLGLAISRQLVELMGGTVGVNSTPGSGSDFWFTARLGRGKEKSRLLQPDPDLRNRRVLVVDDNESARDVICELLRTMSLDVDAVASGAEAVAEIVRAAAVDAPYEIVFLDWQMPAMDGLMTARAIRQSLPTAMPHLVMVTAFGRDEVMKAASEAGFEDVLIKPVTSSLLFDTVMRILGGGPSETRFAFTVAAPSVDLSSVAGSRVLLVEDNDLNQEVASELLKEAGFLVEVADNGAIAVDMVARAAAGYYDIVLMDMQMPVMDGITATREIRALAQGCTLPIVAMTANAMAGDRERCLDADMNDHVAKPINPDDLWRKLQRWIAPDPNRTGNLSPDEGASEMTGESSPAVQAARAFADIPGLDVAIGLRQAMGRDALYISLLRRFVVGQSDFAVRMASALQTEDGPAGELLAHTLKGVAAQVGASLLGERAASLEKALRQGEAAATLHAGLADITALLDDLLPAIAARLPGEVKTGVATAVDASKTGEICSRLAGQLQAADFLCANTLREHAGLLRGLLGEQFVLMQEAVENYDFDGALALLKAATAQRDTFS encoded by the coding sequence ATGTTGCGCCGCCAGCGTTTCCTTCCCTACCTGCTGATTTTTTTTCTGCCGGTAGTGCTGGTTGCCTTGCTGGCCGGGGGGCTCAACCTGTTCTCGTTCTACAAGCTGCGCCAGGATCATCTGGCGACCAGTTTGCTGCAGGGCAAGGATATCGAGAAAATCCAGCAGACGACCCGCTTCAACCAGGACGTCGCGGCGATACAGGAATTGATCGCAACGACGCTGGAGAAGGCGGCAGCAGGACAGGCTGACGAAGCGCTGATCTATACCGCGCATAGCGAAGTGGTCGAACGTCTGGCTGCTCTCGAGCAGCGTTTGCCGGCCTTGCGCGATAGCACCAACGCAGCAACGCTGCGTGAGGTCGAAGAACACTTTCAGGAATATCGCAAGCTGATCATCCAGGCCAGCGACCTGGCTGCGATTGATCCGGCGGGCGCCATGCGCAGTGCCTACCAGGCCGCCAACCAGTATCTCTTCCTGTCCCAGCATACCCGTTCAGTGGCCAGGCAGGCGGTGGATGACGCCTTGCAGCGCGGTGTCGAGCAGGAGCAACTGCTCGAGCAGCATGCTTTCGACAATCTCATGCTCGGGGGCGTACTGGTACTCGTGCTGCTGCTCGTTGCGATCATCCTGATCCGGCGCCTGACCCAGCGCCTGGAGGCACTCAGCGTTGCGCTGCATGAACTGGCCGGTGGCGAGACCAATCCGCAGAGTTTGCCGGCGGTGCAGCGCGTCGCCGATGATCGGCGCAGTTTGCTGCGCGATTTTGCCCACGCCGTTCTCGCCTTTCGCGAGAGCATCATGGCCCATCGCCGCTCCCGTACCGAACTTGACGAGCGGATGAAGGAGTTGTCCTGTCTGTTCGAGGTGGCGCGGATTACTCATCGTGAGGATCTTGAACTGGAAGCGATGCTGGCAATCGTGGCCGAGCGTCTGCCGGCGGCGATGCGTTTTCCGGAATTGGCCAGCGGGCATATCGAATGTGGCGGTCGGCTGTTCGGTGAAGCGGTAGACGGCGAGGTGCTTGCTGCCAGCTTTGTCGGTCCGCAGGGGAGTCCGGCCCGGGTTTGTGTCGTGTATGCCGGTGCCTTACCGGGCGATGCCGGGGAGACTTTCCTTGATGAAGAGTGCAAATTGCTTGAAGCGGTCGCCAACCATCTGGGCAGCGCCATCGAGCGGCGGCGTGTGGTGGCTGCCGAACGCGACCGGCAGGCCTTGCTCGATGCGGTGATTTCCGGTGCCCCGGACGCGATCGAATTGATCGATGCCGAGACCCTGTGTTTTGTCGAGGTCAATGCCGCCAGCTGCAACATGCTGGGCTATCGGCGCGAAGAAATGATCGGCATGCCGCTGGCCCGGATCCAGGCCAGCATGACGGCGGATGATCTGGCCGCAATTGCCGGTCGGATCACCGCCGACGACGTTAGCAAGTTCGAGAATCGGCATCGCTGCAAGAATGGCGAACTGATCGACGTCCGGGTCAGTGTCCGGAGCATTCGCCAGAACAATCGCGATTACCTGATTGGCGTCTGGCGTGACATCAGCGAAGAAAAACGGGCTGCGGCAGAAATCCGCAAGCTGTCGCTGGTCATCGAGCAGAGTCCGAGTCCGATCATCATCACCGATCTCGACTGCCGGATCGAATACGTCAATGACGCCTTCACCTTGAATACCGGCTACAGCCGGGCCGAGGCGGTCGGCCAGACACCGCGCCTGCTCAAGTCCGGTTATACGCCGACGGCGACCTACATCGAGATGTGGGAGGCGCTCAATAGCGGCAACGCCTGGAAGGGAACCTTTTTCAACCAGACCAAGGACGGGCGTGAACAGATCGAGTCCTCGATCATCGTTCCCCTGCGTCAGCCGGATGGTGCGGTCACCCATTACGTCGCGATCAAGGAAGACATCACGCTCAAGAAGCAGATGGGCGACGAACTCGAACGCCATCGCAAGCATCTCGAGTCGCTGGTTGCCAGTCGCACGGCCGAGCTCAATACGGCCCTGAGCGAGCAGAATGCCCTGTTCGATGCGGCCAGTGCCGGCATCGTACTGATGCGCGAACGGCACATCGTGCGCTGCAACAGCCGCATGGATGAAATGTTCGGCTATGCCGAGGGCGAGCAGATCGGTCAGTCGACGCGCATCTGGTATGTCGATGATGCAGCCTACGTCCAGTCCGGGCAGGAGGTCTATGCCCAGATCGGGCGCGGCGAAATCCATGTGCGGGAACAACTGCTCGTGCGCAAGGACGGCAGCCGCTTCTGGGCGCGCATGTCGGGGCATGCTGTCGATGTCGGCGATCTCGGCAAGGGGATGGTCGGCATCTTCGAGGATATTACCGCCGAGCGGGCAGCGGCCGAGGCGCTGCACCTGGCGGCCGAGGAACAGCAAGCAATTTTCGATACTGCCAATTCCGGCATCGCCCTGATCCGCGAGCGCGTCATCCTGCGCGGCAACCGCCGCCTGCACGAGATGTTCGGCTGGCCGGCAGGGCAGATGATCGGGCAGCGCACGGCGGTCTGGTATGCCGATGAGGCGGCCGAGGCGACGGGCGGCGGCGAGGTGTATGCGCAGATCTGGCGCGGCGAGGTACATCGCCGCGAGCAGGAGCTGATGCGCCGCGACGGCAGCATGTTCTGGGCGCGCCTGACCGGTACTGCGGTCGACATCACCGATCGCGCCAAGGGGACGGTCTGGGTGATTGAGGATGTCGCGGTTGAACGGGCGGCACTCCTCCAGATTCGCGAGGCGCAGTCGCTGGCCGAGGCGGCCGCGCGCATGAAGTCGGATTTCCTGGCCAACATGAGCCACGAGATCCGGACGCCGATGAACGCCATCATCGGCATGTCGCACCTGGCGATGAAAACCGACCTGACGCCGCGCCAGCGCGACTACCTGAACAAGATCCAGGGCTCCAGCCAGCATTTGCTCGGCATCATCAACGACATCCTCGACCTGTCGAAGATCGAGGCCGGCAAGATGGTCGTCGAGCACATCGAATTCGAGCTCGACCGGGTCTTCGAGAACGTCGCTGGCCTGATCGCGGAAAAGGCGGCCACCAAGGGGCTGGAACTGATCGTCGATGTGGCGGCCGGCGTGCCGCGCTCGCTGATCGGCGATCCGCTGCGCCTCGGGCAGGTGCTGATCAACTACGCCAACAATGCCGTCAAATTCACCGAGCAGGGCGAAATCGCCATCCATGTTGTCGTCGCCGAAGAAAGCGAGCACGATCTGCTGCTGCATTTCTCGGTCGTCGATACCGGCATAGGCATCGACGAAGAACAGCGCGGCCGTCTGTTCCAGAGCTTCGAGCAGGCCGACCGGTCGACGACGCGCAAGTTCGGCGGCACCGGGCTCGGTCTTGCCATTTCGCGGCAGCTGGTTGAATTGATGGGCGGCACGGTTGGTGTGAACAGCACGCCGGGAAGCGGCTCCGATTTCTGGTTTACCGCCCGTCTCGGGCGCGGCAAGGAAAAGTCGCGCCTGTTGCAGCCCGATCCGGACCTGCGCAATCGTCGCGTGCTGGTGGTTGACGACAACGAGTCGGCTCGTGATGTCATCTGCGAGCTGCTGCGCACCATGTCGCTCGACGTCGACGCGGTGGCCAGCGGGGCCGAGGCGGTGGCCGAGATCGTTCGTGCCGCAGCGGTCGACGCGCCTTACGAGATCGTTTTCCTCGACTGGCAGATGCCGGCCATGGATGGCCTGATGACGGCGCGCGCGATCCGCCAGAGCCTGCCCACGGCCATGCCGCACCTGGTCATGGTCACCGCCTTCGGGCGTGACGAAGTGATGAAGGCAGCCAGCGAGGCCGGCTTCGAGGATGTCCTGATCAAGCCGGTGACCTCCTCGCTGCTTTTCGATACGGTGATGCGCATCCTCGGCGGCGGGCCGAGCGAAACCCGCTTCGCCTTCACCGTAGCGGCGCCCAGTGTCGATTTGAGCAGCGTTGCCGGCAGCCGCGTCCTGCTCGTCGAGGACAACGACCTGAACCAGGAAGTGGCGAGCGAACTGCTCAAGGAAGCCGGCTTCCTGGTCGAGGTTGCCGACAACGGCGCCATCGCCGTCGATATGGTGGCGCGGGCCGCGGCCGGTTATTACGACATCGTGCTCATGGACATGCAGATGCCGGTCATGGACGGCATCACGGCGACCCGTGAAATCCGTGCCCTGGCGCAGGGCTGCACACTGCCGATCGTTGCCATGACCGCGAACGCGATGGCCGGTGATCGCGAGCGTTGCCTTGATGCCGACATGAACGACCACGTCGCAAAACCGATCAATCCGGACGACCTGTGGCGCAAACTGCAGCGCTGGATAGCGCCAGATCCGAACCGGACCGGCAATTTGTCGCCGGATGAAGGGGCAAGCGAAATGACCGGAGAAAGTTCGCCAGCGGTGCAGGCGGCCAGGGCTTTTGCCGACATTCCCGGACTCGACGTCGCCATCGGATTGCGTCAGGCGATGGGGCGTGATGCGCTGTACATCTCCTTGCTGCGCCGTTTCGTCGTCGGTCAGAGCGATTTCGCTGTCCGCATGGCCAGTGCCTTGCAGACTGAAGACGGGCCTGCCGGCGAGTTGCTTGCTCACACCCTGAAAGGCGTGGCGGCGCAGGTCGGGGCAAGCCTGCTCGGCGAGCGGGCGGCTTCTCTCGAGAAGGCCTTGCGGCAGGGGGAGGCAGCCGCGACGCTGCATGCCGGGCTGGCCGACATCACAGCCTTGCTCGACGATCTGTTGCCTGCGATCGCTGCCCGCTTGCCGGGCGAAGTGAAGACTGGCGTAGCGACAGCGGTCGACGCGTCAAAAACAGGGGAAATCTGCTCGCGCCTGGCTGGCCAACTGCAGGCGGCGGATTTCCTTTGCGCCAATACGCTGCGCGAACATGCCGGCCTCCTGCGCGGCCTCCTCGGCGAACAGTTCGTGCTGATGCAGGAAGCCGTTGAAAACTACGACTTCGACGGTGCGCTGGCCCTGCTCAAGGCTGCTACTGCCCAGCGGGATACTTTCTCCTGA
- a CDS encoding phosphate/phosphite/phosphonate ABC transporter substrate-binding protein → MKNILSCLTLACGLLASLPACAAPACDDPRPLRFALTPFKNPAAQLVQYQPLIRQLEKALERRVEVIPSPSYSTAIEGLLGESIDLAELGPASYAIAVSRGARITPFATFSSVNRSSPETAASYHSLLLVRRERGIDKLEQLRGSTLGLTDPASTSGAILPRQAIARQTGMPAEAYFKRITFSGSHDRSIEAVQKGLVDAVFVASSVFDEALRQGKVKPDELQLIWQSPPIPYDPFVLRDRLCPALVAKIRQVFLGDTTPLAGMLQELKARGFVPASDEHYREIRNLFANPR, encoded by the coding sequence ATGAAAAACATACTCTCCTGCCTGACACTCGCCTGCGGCCTGCTCGCCAGTCTGCCCGCATGCGCCGCCCCGGCCTGCGACGATCCGCGCCCGCTGCGCTTCGCCCTGACCCCGTTCAAGAACCCGGCCGCGCAACTCGTCCAGTACCAGCCGTTGATCCGGCAACTGGAAAAAGCCCTGGAGCGGCGCGTCGAAGTCATCCCCTCGCCGTCCTACAGTACCGCCATCGAAGGTCTGCTCGGCGAAAGCATCGACCTCGCCGAGCTTGGTCCGGCCTCCTATGCCATCGCCGTCAGCCGCGGCGCCCGAATCACGCCTTTTGCCACTTTTTCGAGCGTCAACCGGAGCAGCCCGGAAACCGCAGCCAGTTACCACTCGCTGCTGCTGGTCCGACGTGAGCGCGGCATCGACAAGCTGGAACAACTGCGCGGCAGCACACTTGGCCTGACCGACCCGGCCAGCACCTCGGGCGCCATCCTGCCGCGCCAGGCAATTGCCAGACAGACCGGCATGCCCGCCGAAGCCTATTTCAAGCGCATCACTTTCTCCGGCTCGCACGACCGCTCCATCGAGGCCGTGCAAAAAGGCCTGGTCGATGCCGTCTTCGTGGCCAGCAGCGTTTTTGACGAAGCGCTGCGCCAGGGCAAGGTCAAACCGGATGAACTGCAGCTCATCTGGCAATCGCCGCCCATTCCCTACGACCCATTCGTCTTGCGCGACCGCCTGTGCCCCGCGCTGGTCGCAAAAATCAGACAGGTTTTCCTCGGCGACACCACGCCGCTGGCCGGCATGCTCCAGGAACTCAAGGCAAGAGGCTTCGTTCCTGCCTCGGACGAGCACTACCGGGAGATCAGGAATCTGTTCGCCAATCCCCGCTGA
- a CDS encoding ATP-binding protein — MAVQHRFAVTTWLQVLAVVVLGGLLTFASERYDHQLGEQAEMNRIEAQLRSAALRLEKNLGQLLQVNYDFAAALPADLSVNQAALDGVARRLLAAHPRLINVTLSHKLDVVFVFPVKGNEAVMGMNYANRPYIMSSLQRGIEARETIVAGPISLVQSGRPGLVARTPVFPARADGKPGEFAGVVSTAIDFAGLLADAGLAGPAMSFVVAVRGRDGTGAQGEVFHGDPGLFKRPHVAVDLNLPGGQWHLAAMPKPGGEDDVLRPWLIRGIGFLLTVIAMLWLLARQRQSLPATDDCPGLDEVSGKNGPGKGRIGLRTFLLGALLLVLLPIIAISGWLSYLNARQSSGQFSQSLASSLGERIHDRVTDFFEVPRRVVTFNVEQARAGLLDVNAREQMMQRFLLQIRQQPLLTFISVGLADGEYYGGSRPPLGPDKGLRMIRVRNADAGALYIYRVDDAIRPASLLGKGNSNFDPRTRPWYKAAISAGHMAWYPAYQYVINDAEGAYDTWGVGMSAPLYDATGKLIGVTSADVALSQLAEFLRELTANSNGVAFIAESGGKLLATSSFDTVNRSKSGESGRQDLAGSSNPLLRAAGLALNSAAQPEGTVPLTLDGKDYLIDWRRHQLEQGPQLTIGVIVPNDNLDGLLSSMLRNIMYLVLIVMLFSVLVGLLAAEWVSGPLIHLSRAAARLVAGRWQLEVSQASPIHEVASLFDAMRGMAAQLQQHTDRLEKQAADLRRSNERLQVEVEERARSEQRIQALNVDLATLNQTLLLAKEAAESANRAKSVFLANMSHELRTPMHGIMGMIQLVRGRVGDAKAQRQLDMARESANRLLLIINDILDISKIEADRLVLDVADFKLDRVLDNVVSLVGLSAEHKGLSLQVNAEPGLLDRTLLGDSLRLGQVLLNLAGNAVKFTERGGVSLCIRLQEETPGGVVLRFDVEDSGIGITAEQRERLFAVFEQADSSMTRKYGGTGLGLAISKRLVEMMGGRIGVDSEPGRGSTFWFTVCLGKAAGSALPLPQPVRERAESRLLREFAGARILLVEDEPISQEVSRGLLEEVGFKVDLAEDGEMALSLAQAGRYDLILMDMQMPKMNGVDATRAIRGESLNRDVPILAMTANAFSEDRQRCQEAGMNDHIGKPVVPEVLYEALLKWLSTATR, encoded by the coding sequence GTGGCTGTGCAACATCGCTTTGCCGTGACTACCTGGCTGCAGGTGCTTGCCGTCGTCGTCCTGGGGGGGCTGTTGACGTTCGCGAGCGAGCGCTACGATCACCAGCTGGGCGAGCAGGCGGAAATGAACCGGATCGAAGCGCAGCTGCGCAGTGCCGCGTTGCGCCTGGAAAAGAATCTGGGCCAGCTCCTGCAGGTCAATTACGACTTCGCGGCAGCCTTGCCGGCCGACCTGTCGGTCAATCAGGCCGCTCTCGATGGTGTCGCCAGGCGCCTGCTGGCTGCGCATCCACGTTTGATCAATGTCACCCTGTCGCACAAGCTGGACGTCGTTTTCGTTTTTCCCGTGAAGGGAAACGAGGCCGTGATGGGCATGAATTACGCCAATCGTCCGTACATCATGAGCAGCTTGCAGCGCGGCATCGAGGCGCGTGAGACGATCGTGGCCGGGCCGATCAGTCTCGTGCAAAGCGGTCGTCCCGGTCTGGTGGCGCGCACCCCGGTGTTCCCGGCGCGTGCCGATGGCAAGCCGGGCGAATTTGCCGGGGTGGTATCGACGGCCATCGATTTCGCGGGTTTGCTGGCGGATGCCGGCCTGGCTGGTCCTGCCATGTCTTTTGTTGTTGCCGTGCGCGGGCGCGACGGTACGGGCGCACAGGGTGAAGTTTTTCACGGCGATCCCGGCTTGTTCAAGCGACCGCATGTTGCCGTCGATCTGAATCTGCCGGGTGGGCAATGGCATCTGGCGGCGATGCCCAAACCCGGTGGCGAAGACGATGTCCTGCGTCCCTGGCTGATTCGCGGTATCGGCTTCCTGCTGACGGTGATTGCGATGCTCTGGCTGCTGGCTCGGCAGCGCCAGTCGCTGCCGGCAACGGATGACTGCCCGGGGCTGGACGAGGTATCTGGTAAAAATGGGCCGGGCAAGGGGCGGATTGGCCTGCGCACCTTCCTGCTCGGTGCATTGCTGCTCGTCCTGTTGCCGATCATCGCGATCAGCGGCTGGCTTTCCTATCTCAATGCGCGGCAGTCTTCCGGGCAGTTTTCGCAGTCGCTTGCCAGTTCGCTCGGCGAGCGCATCCATGACCGGGTCACCGATTTCTTCGAGGTGCCGCGGCGGGTCGTTACCTTCAATGTCGAACAGGCAAGAGCCGGACTGCTCGACGTTAATGCGCGCGAGCAGATGATGCAGCGCTTTCTCCTGCAAATCCGTCAGCAGCCTCTGCTGACCTTCATTTCGGTCGGCCTGGCCGATGGCGAATACTACGGCGGGAGTCGTCCGCCGTTGGGTCCGGACAAGGGCTTGCGCATGATTCGCGTCCGGAATGCCGATGCGGGGGCCCTGTACATCTATCGAGTCGATGATGCGATCCGGCCGGCTTCCCTGCTCGGCAAGGGGAACAGCAATTTCGATCCGCGCACCCGCCCCTGGTACAAGGCCGCGATCAGCGCCGGGCACATGGCCTGGTATCCGGCTTACCAGTACGTCATCAACGATGCCGAAGGTGCCTATGACACCTGGGGGGTCGGGATGTCAGCGCCGCTCTACGATGCCACCGGGAAACTGATCGGCGTGACCTCTGCGGATGTCGCCCTGTCGCAGCTGGCCGAGTTCCTGCGCGAACTGACGGCCAATTCGAATGGCGTGGCCTTCATCGCCGAGAGCGGCGGCAAGCTGCTGGCAACGTCATCTTTCGATACGGTCAACCGCAGCAAGAGCGGCGAAAGCGGGCGTCAGGATCTCGCCGGGAGCAGCAACCCCTTGCTCCGTGCCGCGGGTCTGGCCCTGAATAGTGCCGCGCAACCGGAGGGGACGGTGCCGCTTACGCTCGACGGCAAGGATTACCTGATCGACTGGCGCAGGCACCAGCTGGAACAAGGGCCGCAACTGACCATCGGGGTCATCGTCCCGAATGACAATCTCGATGGCCTGCTCAGCAGTATGTTGCGCAACATCATGTATCTGGTACTGATCGTCATGCTGTTCAGTGTCCTGGTCGGTCTGCTTGCCGCCGAGTGGGTGTCAGGGCCGCTGATTCATCTGTCGCGCGCCGCCGCCCGGCTGGTTGCCGGCCGCTGGCAGCTCGAGGTCAGCCAGGCGAGCCCGATCCATGAAGTCGCGTCCCTGTTCGATGCAATGCGTGGCATGGCAGCCCAGTTGCAGCAGCATACCGATCGCCTGGAGAAGCAGGCGGCCGACTTGCGGCGCAGCAATGAGCGGCTGCAAGTGGAAGTCGAGGAGCGGGCCAGGTCGGAGCAACGCATCCAGGCGCTCAATGTCGACCTGGCAACGCTCAATCAGACCCTGCTGCTCGCCAAGGAGGCGGCTGAATCGGCCAATCGCGCCAAATCGGTTTTCCTCGCCAACATGAGTCATGAGCTGCGCACGCCGATGCACGGGATCATGGGCATGATCCAGCTGGTTCGCGGCCGGGTCGGCGATGCCAAGGCGCAACGCCAGCTCGACATGGCCCGGGAGTCGGCCAACCGTCTGTTGCTGATCATCAACGACATTCTCGACATCTCAAAAATCGAAGCGGATCGCCTGGTCCTCGATGTCGCCGACTTCAAGCTTGACCGGGTGCTCGACAACGTCGTCAGCCTGGTCGGCCTGTCTGCCGAACACAAGGGGCTGAGCCTGCAGGTCAATGCCGAACCCGGCTTACTGGATCGCACGCTGCTCGGTGATAGCCTGCGGCTTGGCCAGGTTCTGCTCAATCTGGCCGGCAATGCGGTCAAATTTACCGAACGGGGCGGCGTCAGCCTGTGCATTCGTCTGCAGGAAGAGACGCCGGGGGGCGTTGTCCTGCGCTTCGACGTCGAAGACAGCGGAATCGGCATCACCGCCGAACAACGCGAGCGCCTGTTTGCCGTCTTCGAGCAGGCCGACAGCTCGATGACGCGAAAATATGGCGGCACCGGCCTCGGCCTGGCAATCAGCAAGCGCCTGGTCGAGATGATGGGCGGCAGGATAGGCGTCGACAGCGAGCCGGGACGAGGCAGTACTTTCTGGTTTACCGTCTGCCTGGGCAAGGCAGCGGGCAGTGCCTTGCCTTTGCCGCAGCCCGTCCGGGAACGTGCGGAAAGCCGCTTGTTGCGCGAGTTTGCGGGCGCCCGCATCCTGCTTGTGGAAGATGAACCGATCAGTCAGGAGGTGTCGCGCGGGCTGCTTGAAGAAGTCGGCTTCAAGGTCGATCTGGCCGAGGATGGCGAGATGGCCCTGAGCCTGGCGCAGGCCGGGCGCTACGACCTGATCCTGATGGACATGCAGATGCCGAAAATGAACGGGGTCGATGCGACGCGGGCGATCCGTGGCGAATCACTGAACCGGGATGTGCCGATTCTGGCAATGACGGCCAACGCCTTCAGCGAGGACAGGCAGCGTTGCCAGGAAGCCGGCATGAACGATCATATCGGCAAGCCGGTGGTGCCGGAGGTCCTTTACGAAGCACTGCTCAAGTGGTTGTCGACAGCCACGCGCTGA